A DNA window from Corynebacterium ciconiae DSM 44920 contains the following coding sequences:
- the deoD gene encoding purine-nucleoside phosphorylase: MADIATPHINPKGAPIADTVLMPGDPLRAKFIAETYLEDVVCFNEVRNMLGFTGTYQGHEVSVMGSGMGIPSISLYSWELYNTYNVKKIIRIGSCGSLQKDLGLYEVVVAQGACTDSNFMYQYNLPGTFAPLSSYRLLEALQAEAKKQGVTTHVGNVLSSDVFYNADETVNERWSRMGVLGVEMESAGLFAVAAASGAEALGLFTVSDNIVTGEKTSAEERQTAFTTMMELALPLAAV, encoded by the coding sequence ATGGCAGATATTGCTACCCCCCACATCAATCCGAAGGGCGCCCCCATTGCGGATACCGTGCTCATGCCCGGCGATCCGTTGCGCGCGAAGTTCATCGCCGAGACCTACTTGGAGGACGTGGTCTGCTTCAACGAGGTCCGCAACATGCTGGGCTTCACCGGCACCTACCAGGGGCACGAAGTGTCTGTGATGGGCTCCGGCATGGGCATTCCCTCCATATCGCTGTACTCCTGGGAGCTGTACAACACCTACAACGTAAAGAAGATCATCCGCATCGGCTCCTGCGGTTCGCTGCAAAAGGACCTCGGCCTCTACGAGGTCGTGGTGGCCCAGGGCGCCTGCACGGATTCGAACTTCATGTACCAGTACAACCTGCCCGGCACCTTTGCGCCGCTGTCCTCCTACCGTCTGCTCGAGGCACTGCAGGCTGAGGCCAAGAAGCAGGGCGTGACCACCCACGTGGGCAATGTGCTCTCCTCCGATGTCTTCTACAACGCCGACGAGACCGTGAATGAACGCTGGTCGCGCATGGGTGTGCTCGGCGTGGAAATGGAATCCGCCGGGCTCTTTGCGGTGGCCGCAGCCTCCGGCGCCGAGGCCTTGGGCCTGTTCACCGTGTCCGACAACATCGTGACCGGCGAGAAGACCAGCGCCGAGGAGCGCCAGACCGCCTTCACCACGATGATGGAGCTCGCACTGCCGCTGGCCGCCGTCTAA
- a CDS encoding PepSY-associated TM helix domain-containing protein → MSANGDTRTESRSGLAALVRRIHFYAGMFIGPFLLVAAVTGALYAVAPTMESVVYRDIMRVSESDSSQPLAEQVRAAHAEHPDLPIAQVWPSSEPGETTRVLLSDDTVGESRLRSVFVDPGTAEVVGDEPTYSGLGELPLRYWISGLHKDLHLGDSGALYSELAASWMWFVALGGAYLWWARTKSLKASLRGVPATTRGSRKRLMNWHGAAGAWLLVAMIGLSATGITWSNVAGQNVSATVEALNWKAEPIYTDLATSSSGSSKPVGPEEIAEQSDRVLAAAREEGLTGSVRLFPGEDTATAWQASERWVPYRLGSDAVSIDGESGAVVDRLPFSQLPLFSRLTSWGIYLHMGIMFGLPLQIILCLAALAMAGLVITGYVLWWKRRPTPGAPAGIPGPRVQLSLRDWMCIAVFLAVVGTFLPLFGASLVAMLVVDQILLRRARSERDMARRGREEPEVEDIPATV, encoded by the coding sequence ATGTCCGCGAATGGAGATACGCGCACAGAGTCGCGCAGTGGACTGGCGGCGCTGGTGCGGCGTATCCATTTCTATGCCGGAATGTTTATCGGGCCTTTTCTTCTCGTGGCTGCGGTAACGGGAGCGCTCTATGCAGTGGCGCCGACGATGGAATCAGTCGTGTACCGAGACATCATGCGTGTGTCAGAGTCCGACTCTTCTCAGCCATTGGCAGAGCAGGTTCGCGCCGCGCATGCGGAGCACCCAGATCTGCCGATCGCGCAGGTGTGGCCGTCCAGCGAACCGGGAGAAACAACACGAGTCTTGCTGAGTGATGACACAGTGGGAGAGTCGCGTCTTCGCAGCGTGTTTGTGGACCCCGGCACGGCCGAGGTGGTGGGGGATGAGCCCACCTACTCGGGGTTGGGCGAGTTACCGCTGCGCTATTGGATCTCTGGGCTGCACAAGGATCTACACTTGGGGGATTCGGGGGCGCTGTATTCCGAGCTTGCAGCGTCATGGATGTGGTTCGTGGCGCTCGGCGGGGCCTATCTGTGGTGGGCGCGGACTAAGAGCCTGAAGGCATCGCTGCGCGGCGTGCCGGCAACCACTCGGGGAAGTCGCAAGCGACTGATGAACTGGCATGGGGCCGCTGGTGCATGGCTTCTGGTGGCGATGATCGGGCTCTCGGCTACAGGGATTACGTGGTCTAACGTTGCTGGTCAGAACGTGTCCGCCACAGTGGAGGCCTTGAACTGGAAGGCTGAACCAATTTATACGGATCTGGCTACATCCTCCAGTGGTTCGTCGAAGCCCGTGGGGCCGGAGGAGATTGCCGAACAATCAGATCGGGTGCTGGCAGCCGCGCGGGAGGAGGGGCTCACCGGCTCCGTTCGACTATTTCCAGGGGAGGACACAGCTACAGCATGGCAGGCCAGCGAGCGCTGGGTACCTTATCGGCTGGGCAGTGATGCAGTCTCTATTGACGGAGAAAGCGGCGCGGTGGTGGATCGGTTGCCCTTCTCGCAGCTGCCGCTGTTTTCTCGGCTGACCTCGTGGGGCATCTACCTGCATATGGGCATCATGTTCGGACTGCCGTTGCAGATCATTCTGTGTCTCGCGGCGCTAGCCATGGCCGGATTGGTGATCACCGGCTATGTCCTGTGGTGGAAGCGGCGGCCCACCCCTGGTGCACCAGCCGGAATTCCCGGACCGCGGGTGCAACTCAGCCTCCGCGACTGGATGTGCATTGCGGTATTTCTCGCAGTGGTGGGGACGTTCCTGCCGCTGTTTGGGGCGAGCCTAGTCGCCATGCTGGTGGTAGATCAGATACTCCTGCGGCGCGCGCGAAGTGAGAGAGACATGGCGCGGCGGGGCAGGGAGGAGCCGGAGGTAGAGGATATTCCAGCAACTGTCTAG
- a CDS encoding GAP family protein, translating into MIDLLALIPLALVDSLSAGTLVLPIVLLIVWQRLIPKPYIVYLGTIGTVYFLLGLGLFWGAEQLTSIGTRLAQWPVSSWVLFVLGCCLAAYGILSPNPRKRSAEEIVDSFAAKQKGMSAAPWAMAMLALSAAVVEVGTMLPYLTALGILRSSEIATAGSVLALAVYCLIMIAPAALIGLIARRWGPQLRAKLIPYLPRLEYETKVTVLWIAAIVGITLAVRNFGAVIP; encoded by the coding sequence ATGATCGACCTTCTCGCCCTCATCCCTCTTGCCCTCGTGGATAGCCTCAGCGCCGGAACCTTGGTGTTACCCATCGTTTTGCTCATTGTATGGCAGCGTCTCATCCCGAAGCCCTACATTGTCTATCTCGGAACTATAGGCACGGTCTATTTCCTCTTAGGCCTCGGTCTTTTCTGGGGAGCTGAGCAGCTAACTTCCATAGGCACCCGCCTGGCACAGTGGCCTGTCTCCTCATGGGTCTTGTTCGTGCTCGGTTGCTGCTTAGCGGCCTATGGAATCCTCAGCCCCAATCCACGCAAGCGAAGCGCGGAGGAGATTGTGGATTCCTTCGCCGCCAAGCAAAAAGGGATGTCCGCCGCCCCGTGGGCGATGGCGATGCTCGCATTGAGCGCCGCTGTGGTCGAGGTGGGCACCATGCTGCCCTACCTCACAGCTCTCGGCATTCTCCGCTCTTCGGAGATAGCAACCGCTGGGAGCGTGCTAGCACTTGCGGTGTACTGCCTCATCATGATTGCCCCTGCGGCACTCATCGGGCTCATTGCCCGCCGTTGGGGTCCACAGCTTAGAGCAAAGCTCATCCCCTACCTGCCGCGGTTGGAGTACGAGACCAAGGTGACTGTGCTGTGGATCGCGGCGATCGTGGGCATTACGCTCGCGGTTCGCAACTTTGGCGCCGTGATCCCCTAA
- a CDS encoding MFS transporter — translation MSSSSTSSSSQSSARTAPALNPKAAVPILLISFVFCLVIDNGFKFMTLPIAEDLGISVNTASLQASLAGIVIGIGAVVYAALADVISIRKLMVVGIVLMAVGSLIGFFFQGVWPMVLTGRIIQTCGLAAAETLYVIYVTKHLSEKDQKTYLGFSTSAFQLAMLFGTLTSGFVATYISWTAMFLIALVALVAIPVILKTVPEEASAGGHMDIFGLFLVAVVATGVMLYMQEFHLRWLLLTVAGIALFVWHISTHSNTVVRPEFFRNGRYVWALVIVLILYSTQLGLSVIVIPGAVENVHGGDLAQASLVLAPGYAAGAVVGALSGQVAKVLNSRQAIITAISMIIASLVLTALLISSSMVVLSLAMILFSAGFAVMYAPLVNSAVRTIPAAKSGIAIGFYNLTINIAIPLGIAYSAKLVEMDVRFFGDGPSATYSSVLWLLVLLSVGALAIYILSDRSMSRAEARRSACVDA, via the coding sequence ATGTCATCCTCATCCACGTCGAGCTCCTCACAGAGCTCCGCCCGCACGGCCCCGGCACTCAACCCCAAAGCAGCCGTGCCGATTCTGCTCATCAGCTTCGTTTTCTGCCTGGTGATCGATAACGGCTTTAAGTTCATGACCCTGCCCATCGCGGAGGATCTCGGCATCTCCGTGAACACTGCCTCGCTGCAGGCTAGCTTGGCCGGCATTGTCATCGGCATCGGCGCGGTGGTCTACGCGGCCCTCGCAGATGTGATCAGCATTCGCAAATTGATGGTGGTGGGCATTGTGCTCATGGCCGTCGGCTCGCTGATCGGATTCTTCTTCCAAGGCGTCTGGCCGATGGTGCTCACCGGCCGCATCATCCAGACCTGTGGTTTGGCCGCCGCGGAAACCCTCTACGTCATCTACGTGACCAAGCACCTCTCGGAAAAGGATCAAAAAACCTATTTGGGCTTTTCCACCTCGGCCTTCCAGCTGGCCATGCTCTTCGGCACACTCACCAGTGGCTTCGTGGCCACCTACATTTCGTGGACCGCGATGTTCCTCATCGCGCTCGTCGCCCTGGTGGCCATCCCCGTGATCCTTAAAACCGTGCCCGAGGAAGCTTCCGCGGGCGGCCACATGGACATCTTCGGCCTGTTCTTGGTGGCCGTGGTGGCCACCGGGGTGATGCTGTACATGCAGGAGTTCCACCTGCGCTGGCTGCTACTCACCGTGGCGGGTATCGCCCTGTTTGTGTGGCACATCAGCACGCACAGCAACACCGTGGTGCGCCCCGAGTTCTTCCGCAATGGCCGCTACGTGTGGGCACTGGTGATCGTGCTCATCCTCTACTCCACCCAGCTGGGTTTGTCGGTCATCGTCATCCCAGGAGCAGTGGAGAACGTCCACGGCGGCGATCTTGCCCAAGCCTCCCTCGTGTTGGCACCCGGCTATGCCGCCGGCGCCGTAGTGGGTGCGCTGTCCGGCCAGGTGGCGAAGGTGCTTAATTCGCGCCAAGCCATCATTACCGCGATCAGCATGATCATCGCCTCGCTGGTGTTGACCGCACTGCTCATCAGCTCCAGCATGGTCGTGCTGTCTCTGGCCATGATCCTCTTCAGCGCCGGCTTCGCCGTGATGTACGCCCCGCTGGTGAACTCTGCCGTGCGCACCATTCCCGCCGCCAAGTCGGGTATCGCCATCGGCTTCTACAACCTCACCATCAACATCGCCATCCCTCTGGGCATCGCCTACTCGGCCAAGCTGGTGGAAATGGACGTGCGCTTCTTTGGCGACGGCCCCTCTGCCACCTACTCCTCCGTGCTGTGGCTGCTGGTACTGCTGTCTGTGGGCGCCCTGGCCATCTACATCCTCAGCGATCGCTCGATGAGCCGCGCCGAAGCACGTCGCAGCGCCTGCGTCGACGCATAA
- a CDS encoding AbgT family transporter, with protein sequence MSENLEKNEHTQSRNQGENTATAVTSNSSRSESSSAPSSDSARASSSAKESTGVLGAIERVGNALPNPFWLFVILSGVVILSSWIGSRIGMSATDPGSGDTINVVNLMTAEYMQKMVTDAVENFVTFAPLGLILVCMLGVAVAEYSGFISAAIRSAIAKVRHPAMLTFAVALAGVTGSIASDAVYVILIPLGAASFNAVGRNPIVGAMVAFAASSAGFNSSLILNITDVLLAGISTQAAAFVDPDYVVSPLANYFFSMASAVVLSLIITAITELFITKHVRKTIDEKQINYAQASFNTPDHLEDEGSDDEFAVHSREMKALKASGLAALLFLAAWFALLFIPGSPMRGEGDGILNSPLLTDIVVSIALLFAVIGIVYGKVVGTITSSRDVPDFMEKGLDTLTAMLVLFFAVSQFTAYFKWSNIGQWTAIKGAEFLTSADLPPVVLFGALVLMVALLNIFITSGSAQWALMAPVVVPMLMYVNISPEVAQMLFRVGDSPTNIITPMSPYFALALSFLQKYYKPAGVGTLMSLAIPYSLAMLVGWFLFFILWYALGIPLGPGVPVR encoded by the coding sequence ATGAGCGAGAACCTCGAGAAAAATGAACACACACAGTCGCGGAACCAGGGCGAAAACACGGCCACGGCCGTGACTTCGAACTCCTCGCGCAGCGAGTCTTCGTCTGCGCCTTCTAGCGACTCCGCCCGCGCTTCCTCCTCCGCGAAAGAATCGACGGGCGTGTTGGGAGCCATCGAGCGCGTGGGCAATGCGTTGCCGAATCCCTTCTGGCTCTTCGTGATCCTCTCGGGTGTGGTGATCCTGAGTTCGTGGATCGGCTCCCGTATCGGCATGTCCGCCACTGACCCCGGTTCCGGCGACACCATCAACGTGGTCAACCTGATGACCGCGGAGTACATGCAAAAGATGGTCACCGATGCGGTGGAGAATTTTGTTACCTTCGCACCCCTAGGCTTGATCTTGGTGTGCATGCTGGGCGTGGCCGTAGCCGAGTATTCGGGATTCATCTCCGCAGCGATTCGATCGGCCATCGCCAAGGTCCGCCATCCCGCGATGCTCACCTTCGCCGTCGCCTTGGCCGGCGTGACCGGTTCTATCGCCTCCGACGCCGTGTACGTGATCCTGATTCCGCTCGGCGCCGCCTCCTTTAACGCGGTGGGCCGTAACCCGATTGTCGGCGCCATGGTGGCCTTCGCGGCTTCTTCGGCAGGCTTTAACTCTTCACTCATCCTGAACATCACGGACGTGTTGCTGGCCGGTATCTCTACCCAAGCGGCGGCGTTTGTGGATCCGGACTATGTGGTTTCGCCGCTGGCTAACTACTTCTTCTCCATGGCTTCGGCCGTGGTGCTGTCGCTGATCATCACGGCCATCACGGAGCTGTTCATTACCAAGCACGTGCGCAAGACGATCGATGAGAAGCAGATCAACTACGCCCAAGCCAGCTTCAACACCCCCGATCACCTCGAGGATGAGGGCTCGGACGACGAGTTCGCCGTGCACTCTCGGGAGATGAAGGCCCTCAAGGCCTCCGGCTTGGCGGCGCTGCTGTTCTTGGCAGCGTGGTTTGCCTTGCTGTTCATCCCCGGATCGCCGATGCGGGGCGAGGGCGACGGCATCTTGAATTCGCCGCTGCTCACCGACATCGTGGTGTCGATCGCTCTGCTCTTTGCCGTTATCGGCATTGTCTACGGCAAGGTCGTGGGCACGATCACGAGCTCTCGTGATGTGCCGGACTTTATGGAAAAGGGACTGGACACGCTCACCGCCATGCTGGTGTTGTTCTTTGCCGTTTCCCAGTTCACCGCCTACTTCAAGTGGTCCAATATCGGCCAGTGGACCGCCATTAAGGGCGCGGAGTTTCTCACCAGCGCCGATCTGCCGCCGGTAGTGCTCTTTGGCGCGCTGGTGCTGATGGTGGCGCTGCTGAATATCTTCATCACTTCTGGTTCGGCCCAGTGGGCACTCATGGCACCGGTGGTGGTGCCGATGCTGATGTATGTCAATATCTCCCCCGAGGTCGCGCAGATGCTCTTCCGTGTGGGCGATTCTCCGACCAACATCATCACGCCCATGTCGCCCTACTTCGCTCTGGCGTTGTCCTTCCTGCAGAAGTACTACAAGCCTGCGGGCGTGGGCACGCTGATGAGCCTGGCTATCCCCTACTCCCTGGCGATGCTCGTGGGCTGGTTCCTCTTCTTCATCCTGTGGTACGCCCTCGGCATCCCGCTGGGACCAGGTGTGCCGGTGCGCTAA
- a CDS encoding SDR family NAD(P)-dependent oxidoreductase: MSTSPIDAPVVAITGAGDGIGRAIAARLGREGYAVVVSDINDEAGAATVSEITDAGGTATFVHVDAGSPEDNDALVRAALDTYGRLDAAVNNAGLGAPPAPLGEIDTDTFNRAIDVTLRGTFFGMRSQLQHFSSAGAGTIVNIISIGGLQASTHLSPYIAAKHGVVGLTETAALDYAAQGIRINGVAPGPIATAALDTLPDEVKQEQKARVPLGRFGAPSDIAAAVAWLLSEESAFVTGTIVPVDGGAVLA; the protein is encoded by the coding sequence ATGTCTACCAGCCCTATCGATGCCCCAGTTGTGGCGATCACCGGCGCCGGCGACGGAATCGGCCGCGCCATCGCCGCCAGGCTTGGCCGCGAGGGGTACGCCGTGGTTGTTTCTGACATTAACGATGAGGCGGGCGCTGCTACCGTCTCGGAGATCACCGATGCTGGCGGCACTGCCACCTTTGTGCACGTCGACGCAGGCTCCCCGGAAGACAATGACGCATTGGTGCGCGCAGCCCTCGACACGTATGGCCGCCTCGATGCGGCGGTGAATAACGCTGGGCTTGGTGCCCCGCCCGCACCACTAGGTGAGATCGACACCGACACCTTCAACCGAGCGATCGATGTGACCTTACGCGGCACCTTCTTCGGCATGCGTTCGCAATTGCAGCACTTCTCTAGCGCCGGGGCTGGGACGATCGTCAACATCATTTCTATCGGTGGGCTGCAGGCCAGCACCCATTTATCGCCCTATATTGCCGCCAAGCACGGGGTGGTTGGTCTGACTGAAACCGCTGCGTTGGACTACGCCGCCCAGGGCATTCGGATCAACGGCGTGGCTCCCGGCCCGATCGCCACCGCCGCCCTCGACACATTGCCGGACGAGGTCAAGCAAGAACAGAAGGCGCGGGTACCACTTGGTCGCTTTGGAGCTCCGTCCGATATTGCCGCTGCAGTAGCCTGGCTGCTCTCAGAAGAGTCCGCCTTCGTCACCGGCACCATTGTGCCGGTCGATGGCGGTGCTGTGCTCGCCTAG
- a CDS encoding TetR/AcrR family transcriptional regulator, whose product MSAQQLAIADAAISVIVSEGFDVVSVRTVATRAGVAPGTVQYYMGTRERLLIAALERSCARQHERVRALSGASTPFEQLVGALKELLPVGQLQREDAALWVVMGAAASTRDSIAEVYRRELELFQQKLRDGLSATAAEPDAGIEMSEVPQTARLITALVNGLTLDYLNAPASVEQADAIIADLRAGLQRILNTTSLSAAGGPSERNLSEQSPSD is encoded by the coding sequence ATGTCTGCACAACAGCTAGCCATCGCCGACGCCGCCATCAGCGTGATCGTTTCCGAGGGATTTGATGTGGTGAGCGTGCGCACCGTCGCCACCCGCGCGGGAGTCGCGCCGGGAACGGTTCAGTACTACATGGGTACGCGGGAGCGCCTACTCATCGCGGCATTGGAGAGGTCCTGCGCCCGACAGCACGAGCGCGTGCGGGCGCTGTCGGGTGCGAGTACGCCGTTCGAGCAGCTCGTGGGGGCACTTAAGGAATTGCTCCCCGTGGGGCAGCTGCAGCGAGAAGACGCCGCCCTCTGGGTGGTGATGGGGGCGGCGGCGTCGACACGAGACAGTATCGCTGAGGTGTATCGGCGCGAACTCGAGCTGTTCCAACAAAAGCTCCGTGATGGGCTCAGCGCCACGGCAGCCGAGCCAGATGCCGGAATCGAGATGAGTGAGGTGCCGCAGACAGCGCGGTTGATCACCGCCCTTGTCAACGGTCTCACCTTGGACTATCTCAACGCGCCAGCCAGTGTCGAGCAGGCGGACGCGATCATAGCTGATCTCCGGGCGGGCCTACAGCGCATCCTTAACACCACATCTCTCAGTGCCGCCGGTGGGCCAAGTGAGCGCAACTTGAGCGAACAGAGCCCAAGCGACTAG
- a CDS encoding PTS sugar transporter subunit IIC: protein MTAREFTLKVLNGISIAVVVALVPQALLGALLKALLPVFPLGGEIITVVSMATSTLPLLIGVLVAMQFTLTPIQTAAVGIAAMCGSGVATVDPDGGFHLQGTGLVINTGLTAALAVGLIYLIGDRLKNYTILLLSTLVTVIAGGIGWIVTYPLVKVFTEWLGGLVNGATGLQPILMGIVLAMIFAAMIVSPVSTVGLATAIMMDGVAAGTANLGVVAAGFGLMIAGWRANGVSTALLHVLGSPKVQMANAFKRPVMMVPILAQAAVLGAIGGAIGIAGTPISAGFGISGLVGPLAAYNTGSSLITVVSIFFIAPVALSLVFTVVFHKLLPITSAEDYALEFD, encoded by the coding sequence ATGACCGCGCGGGAGTTCACCCTCAAGGTGCTGAATGGCATCTCTATCGCGGTGGTAGTGGCGCTCGTCCCCCAGGCACTCTTGGGAGCACTACTAAAGGCCTTGCTTCCCGTCTTCCCCCTCGGCGGGGAGATCATCACCGTCGTGAGTATGGCCACCTCGACTCTGCCGCTGCTTATTGGAGTGCTCGTGGCTATGCAGTTCACACTCACCCCCATCCAAACCGCCGCGGTCGGAATTGCCGCCATGTGCGGCTCGGGGGTTGCCACCGTGGACCCTGATGGCGGCTTCCACCTTCAAGGCACGGGATTGGTGATTAACACCGGCTTAACCGCAGCTCTAGCGGTCGGCCTGATCTATCTCATCGGTGACCGCCTGAAGAACTACACCATTTTGTTGCTCTCCACCTTGGTGACGGTAATCGCAGGCGGTATCGGCTGGATTGTCACCTATCCTCTGGTCAAAGTCTTCACCGAGTGGCTTGGGGGGCTTGTCAACGGAGCAACCGGACTCCAGCCCATCCTCATGGGCATTGTGCTTGCCATGATCTTCGCCGCGATGATTGTCTCCCCCGTCTCTACTGTGGGTTTGGCCACGGCGATCATGATGGACGGAGTGGCCGCTGGAACCGCGAACCTCGGTGTTGTTGCCGCCGGCTTTGGCCTCATGATTGCCGGATGGCGTGCCAATGGTGTCAGCACCGCTCTGCTTCACGTCCTCGGATCGCCGAAGGTACAGATGGCCAATGCCTTCAAACGCCCCGTGATGATGGTCCCCATCCTTGCCCAGGCCGCGGTGCTGGGGGCTATCGGCGGCGCGATCGGCATCGCCGGCACCCCTATTTCTGCAGGTTTTGGCATCTCTGGGCTCGTTGGTCCGCTCGCAGCCTACAACACCGGAAGTTCACTGATTACCGTCGTGTCGATCTTCTTCATCGCCCCAGTAGCCCTCTCGCTGGTGTTCACTGTCGTGTTCCACAAGCTCCTGCCCATCACCTCGGCTGAGGACTACGCGCTCGAGTTCGATTAA
- a CDS encoding SDR family oxidoreductase: MSYKPTSVINHSATHSGRRVLVTGATGYVGGRLVPELLAAGFTVRATSRSKDSLARFDWYDSVEAAEVDLQDEDSVRAACEDVDVLFYLVHSMGGDDQDFEEVEKTVATAVANAASDAGVSQIVYLSGLHPHDVPMEELSKHMRSRERVAQILLDSPTPAIVYRAATLIGSGSASFEIIRHLVERLPVMIAPAWITNKIEPISIRDTLYYLVRAADLDEPANRGYDIGCGKTYEFADLLRRYAAVRGLKRWITGVPLPLPMDKLSGMWIGLVTPVPTGLAIPLAQSMQEDAVTAEHDIADIIPDPKAGLSDYDTAVRRAIEKDTDGGVETSWDSSWELSSVPAASEEGDPAASRPNDPEWAGSDVYRDVRVRRTPVDIEHVWPVLEGIGGSTGWYSAPILWQIRGLMDKLVGGPGLGGRRDPRHLKLNDRVDWWRVEEIDRPHRLVLRAEMKISGKAWLVLELDDVTDEEGNRTEYTQTALYQPKGLLGRAYWWAVYPFHFFIFPLMTRNILKEAQALSER; the protein is encoded by the coding sequence ATGAGCTACAAACCGACGTCCGTGATTAACCACTCCGCGACACACTCCGGAAGGCGGGTACTGGTAACGGGGGCTACCGGATACGTAGGTGGCCGTCTCGTGCCGGAGCTTCTCGCTGCCGGTTTTACTGTGCGTGCCACCTCCCGCAGCAAAGACAGCTTGGCTCGCTTCGACTGGTACGACAGCGTGGAAGCCGCCGAGGTGGATTTGCAAGACGAGGACAGTGTGCGTGCCGCCTGCGAGGACGTAGACGTGCTGTTTTATCTCGTGCACTCCATGGGCGGCGATGACCAAGACTTCGAAGAAGTCGAAAAGACCGTGGCCACCGCGGTGGCGAACGCCGCTAGCGACGCTGGGGTAAGCCAGATCGTCTATCTTTCGGGACTGCACCCGCACGATGTGCCCATGGAGGAGCTCTCCAAGCACATGCGCTCCCGTGAACGGGTGGCGCAAATTCTGTTGGATTCACCCACCCCAGCGATTGTTTACCGCGCCGCCACCCTCATTGGCTCCGGATCGGCCTCCTTCGAAATCATCCGCCACCTGGTAGAACGCCTACCCGTGATGATTGCCCCGGCGTGGATCACGAACAAGATCGAGCCGATCTCCATCCGAGACACCCTCTACTACCTCGTGCGTGCCGCGGATCTGGATGAACCGGCCAATAGGGGATATGACATTGGCTGTGGAAAGACTTACGAGTTCGCCGATCTGCTCCGTCGCTATGCGGCCGTGCGTGGACTCAAGCGCTGGATCACCGGGGTGCCACTGCCATTGCCCATGGACAAACTCTCCGGCATGTGGATCGGCTTGGTCACTCCAGTGCCCACGGGGCTGGCGATCCCGCTCGCCCAGTCCATGCAGGAAGACGCCGTCACCGCCGAGCACGATATTGCCGACATCATCCCCGATCCGAAGGCTGGCCTCAGCGATTACGACACCGCTGTGCGCAGGGCCATCGAAAAAGACACCGATGGCGGCGTAGAAACCTCGTGGGATAGCAGTTGGGAGCTATCTTCCGTTCCCGCCGCCTCCGAGGAAGGCGACCCAGCCGCCTCGCGGCCGAATGATCCAGAATGGGCGGGTTCCGATGTTTACCGCGATGTTCGCGTGCGCCGCACCCCTGTGGACATCGAACACGTCTGGCCGGTGTTGGAGGGAATCGGCGGCAGCACCGGCTGGTACTCTGCGCCTATCCTCTGGCAGATCCGCGGACTCATGGACAAGCTCGTCGGTGGGCCTGGGCTCGGCGGCCGGCGCGACCCCCGCCACCTGAAACTCAACGATCGTGTCGACTGGTGGCGAGTAGAGGAGATCGATCGCCCGCACCGACTCGTCCTGCGTGCCGAAATGAAGATCTCCGGCAAGGCATGGCTGGTTTTGGAGCTTGACGACGTCACGGACGAGGAAGGAAACCGTACCGAATACACCCAAACTGCCCTCTATCAACCCAAAGGACTTCTGGGTCGGGCCTATTGGTGGGCCGTGTATCCCTTCCACTTCTTCATCTTCCCGCTCATGACCCGCAATATTCTCAAAGAAGCCCAGGCCCTGTCCGAGCGCTAA
- a CDS encoding ATP-binding protein: MSDANHPPGRRNPGEGSQQSFRVDLRGMVELLSRNLYSGPRVFARELLQNGLDAITARREIETDAPARIRCVVGPGWLRVTDSGIGLTLQEARELLATIGASSKLDELGFDRSEFLGQFGIGLLSCFMVSDTITVFSRSAREPEADVVKWVGDSRGTWTVETASSGEIPPELHGPGTTVILHPRPGGAILRGPRPHRYLARLWPLLARAHHHRAGRRGARSDQ; the protein is encoded by the coding sequence ATGAGTGACGCCAACCATCCACCTGGCCGCCGGAATCCGGGGGAGGGCTCGCAACAGAGCTTTCGCGTGGATCTGCGCGGCATGGTGGAGCTGCTTTCCCGAAACCTCTACTCAGGTCCGCGGGTCTTCGCGCGAGAACTTCTCCAAAACGGGCTCGATGCGATCACCGCCCGAAGAGAAATCGAGACCGATGCCCCGGCGCGTATCCGCTGCGTCGTAGGCCCAGGGTGGCTGCGGGTCACCGACTCGGGGATCGGGCTCACGCTGCAGGAAGCTCGCGAGCTGCTGGCCACCATCGGCGCTTCCTCGAAACTGGACGAGTTGGGCTTTGACCGCAGCGAGTTCTTGGGGCAGTTTGGTATTGGCCTGCTCAGCTGTTTCATGGTCTCTGACACCATTACGGTGTTCTCCCGCTCCGCCCGCGAGCCTGAAGCCGATGTGGTGAAATGGGTGGGCGATTCGCGGGGGACGTGGACCGTGGAAACGGCATCGTCCGGAGAGATCCCGCCGGAACTTCATGGTCCGGGGACCACGGTGATACTTCACCCGCGGCCGGGGGGAGCGATACTGCGAGGTCCCCGTCCTCACCGCTATCTTGCGCGATTATGGCCGCTACTTGCCCGTGCACATCACCATCGAGCGGGACGGCGGGGAGCACGAAGTGATCAGTGA